In a genomic window of Zingiber officinale cultivar Zhangliang chromosome 9B, Zo_v1.1, whole genome shotgun sequence:
- the LOC122024208 gene encoding uncharacterized protein LOC122024208 has translation MDKIQPDCPYPGCFFCVMKETNPSKRRLSILKFFRELPSQDDDGQVLPISGLWNSAMAHPNDPEFINLGIFECMAALIWKGLKNRRWLSDDQNIYIPYYAAHIIGSYSMNMEEFTERAVHAMVIPPLVELLSGRLTWVEQRVAVRALGHLATYPSTFPAVANHHEVLELAIQLASSSLEIVYSHFYQFVDQRISYHCDLLTRGMGGVEMESRKAEEWASQLQCWSLQLINCFAFKPEFLFDICKPEFLAKLPGMWGGLVNENSPAGIGLLRTICQHKLGRGPVANCPGIVKALCNIARSSDDWQYMAIDCLLWLLQDQNTSNKVIDKAAPALTDLAELSVLGDHKRLGDTIFNILQECLQAQGASHSYISPRTQELIDELLSSRQRLKWEKTMPKEDLQIKQAAALVVKLEGNSLFSSGDISGAASKYSEAVALCPMKSKKERVVLYSNRAQCHLLLQQPLAAISDATRALCLHNPPNRHAKSLWRRAQAYDMLGLAKESLLDAILFIDECSECKDPDLSMRHNKVPDYAERLVKKQMREAWLFREAAMKHGGIDTDGVNEDVLEQDAEDSEWDTVSESDVQNDGREAVDDDEEED, from the exons ATGGATAAGATCCAACCTGATTGCCCTTATCCAGGTTGCTTCTTCTGTGTCATGAAGGAAACCAATCCCAGCAAGCGCAGGTTGAGTATCCTAAAATTCTTCAGAGAACTTCCTTCCCAGGACGATGATGGCCAAGTTCTTCCTATTAGTGGTCTGTGGAACAGTGCCATGGCTCATCCAAATGATCCAGAGTTCATCAACCTAGGAATCTTTGAATGCATGGCAGCATTGATCTGGAAAGGCTTAAAGAATAGGCGTTGGCTTTCAGATGACCAGAACATCTATATCCCATACTATGCTGCTCATATAATTGGGTCCTACTCAATGAATATGGAAGAATTCACTGAGAGAGCAGTTCATGCGATGGTTATTCCTCCCTTGGTCGAGCTGCTAAGTGGTAGATTGACTTGGGTCGAGCAAAGAGTAGCAGTAAGAGCACTGGGGCACTTGGCAACTTATCCTAGTACTTTTCCTGCAGTTGCGAATCACCATGAAGTCCTGGAGCTTGCCATTCAGCTCGCATCAAGTTCTCTAGAGATTGTCTATTCACATTTTTACCAGTTTGTGGATCAGAGGATAAGCTATCATTGTGATTTGCTTACGCGTGGTATGGGAGGTGTCGAAATGGAGTCCAGGAAGGCAGAGGAATGGGCTAGCCAGTTACAATGCTGGTCTCTTCAGCTTATTAACTGCTTTGCTTTTAAGCCAGAGTTTCTTTTTGACATATGCAAGCCAGAGTTTTTGGCTAAATTGCCAGGCATGTGGGGAGGACTGGTTAACGAGAATTCACCTGCAGGTATTGGTTTGCTGCGGACAATTTGTCAACACAAGCTTGGCAGGGGTCCTGTTGCCAACTGTCCTGGTATTGTTAAAGCACTGTGTAACATTGCTCGGTCGTCCGATGACTGGCAGTATATGGCTATTGACTGTCTTCTTTGGTTACTGCAAGATCAGAATACTTCAAACAAG GTGATAGATAAAGCAGCTCCAGCACTCACAGATTTAGCAGAACTTAGTGTTCTCGGGGACCATAAAAGATTAGGAGACACCATTTTTAACATCCTCCAAGAATGTTTGCAAGCACAAGGGGCATCTCATAGCTACATCAGTCCTCGTACGCAAGAACTAATTGATGAGCTTTTGAGCTCAAGGCAGAGACTAAAGTGGGAAAAGACCATGCCGAAGGAGGATCTTCAAATCAAACAAGCTGCCGCATTAGTTGTTAAACTTGAAGGGAATTCTTTATTCTCCTCAGGAGACATATCAGGGGCTGCCTCAAAGTACTCAGAAGCAGTCGCATTGTGCCCCATGAAGTCGAAGAAGGAGAGAGTTGTACTGTACAGCAACCGAGCTCAGTGTCATCTTCTCCTGCAGCAACCACTGGCTGCTATTAGTGATGCTACACGAGCTTTATGTCTGCATAATCCTCCTAATCGGCATGCGAAAAGCCTCTGGAGGAGAGCACAAGCTTATGATATGCTTGGGTTAGCAAAAGAGAGCTTGTTGGATGCCATTCTTTTCATCGATGAGTGCTCGGAATGCAAGGATCCTGATCTTTCGATGAGGCACAATAAGGTACCTGACTATGCCGAACGGTTGGTGAAGAAACAGATGCGTGAAGCATGGCTGTTTAGGGAGGCGGCCATGAAGCATGGTGGTATCGACACTGACGGTGTAAATGAAGATGTCTTGGAGCAAGATGCTGAAGACTCAGAGTGGGATACTGTGAGTGAAAGTGATGTACAAAATGATGGAAGGGAAGCAGTTGATGACGATGAAGAAGAAGATTAG